A region of Lacinutrix sp. Hel_I_90 DNA encodes the following proteins:
- a CDS encoding porin family protein has protein sequence MAQETNLINDKAVDSLYKEDQFYIGVTYNLLGKKPSGLSQNGFSSGFHFGFIKDMPFNERRNNAIGVGLGLSFNSFNQNLLISESEDKIEDFQMIDDGDIKFSKNKFSMYMLELPIEYRWRTSTPSEYKFWRIYTGLRIGYVFASSSKFEGTPENVKLSNINALNSLQYGASISAGYNTWNFYVYYGLNAIFKSQAKVNTETIEVNAIKVGLMFYIL, from the coding sequence ATGGCACAAGAAACGAATTTAATAAATGATAAGGCTGTAGATTCGTTGTATAAAGAAGATCAATTTTATATTGGGGTTACCTATAACCTCTTAGGAAAAAAGCCTTCTGGGCTATCTCAAAATGGATTTTCAAGCGGGTTTCACTTTGGTTTTATTAAAGACATGCCTTTTAACGAAAGAAGAAATAACGCAATAGGGGTTGGTTTAGGCTTGTCTTTTAATTCCTTTAATCAAAATCTTTTAATTAGTGAGTCTGAAGATAAAATTGAAGACTTTCAAATGATAGATGACGGTGATATTAAGTTTTCAAAAAATAAGTTCTCAATGTATATGTTAGAACTACCAATTGAATACCGATGGAGAACCTCTACACCTTCAGAATATAAATTTTGGCGCATTTATACTGGATTACGAATTGGGTATGTCTTTGCTAGTAGTAGTAAGTTTGAAGGTACGCCCGAGAATGTTAAGTTGTCGAACATTAATGCCTTGAATTCATTACAGTATGGCGCTTCTATTAGTGCTGGCTATAACACGTGGAATTTTTATGTCTATTATGGTTTGAATGCAATCTTTAAAAGCCAAGCGAAAGTAAATACAGAAACGATAGAAGTTAACGCTATTAAAGTAGGTTTGATGTTTTATATCCTTTAA